The Chthoniobacterales bacterium DNA window AAATAGCCCGTCGTGGACTGGAGGATTTCGAGGACAGTTTTGCGCGCAGCCATGAGAAGAGGGCAAGGCTTACCAGCGAATCCCCCCAGCGGCAAGTGGGGTTTGGTTCAAGCGGTGAGTCTGCGGTGCCAGCCTGATGTCATCTTCGAGTCGCTCTCACTTCACCTCAAACTCCGCATGGACAATCGTGATGATGTCTTTCTCCAGCGACGATGTGTCGTTGTTGCCCTCGTTGGAGGTCGCAGTTTCATTCGCCGGGTTGATGTTGATGATTCCCATGTCGGCGGTGACGAGTTTGCCGATGGAGGCATTACCGGCGGATTGCAGGATATTCTCGGCTCGCGTGCGGGCATCCTTGGCGGCGGCGGCGAGCATTTCGACCTTCAGGTCGCCCAGCTTGGTATAGAAATAATTCGGTGACTCAGAATTGACCGTCACGCCTTGTTCCAGCAGCGAGGTGATTTCCCGCGAAGCTTTTTCCACTCGCGAGACATCCGTGGAACGCACGGCGACGACCTCGCGACTGCGGAATCCCTTGGAAACTTTGGTTTCGCTGCGGACGGCTGTCGTGGTGCCGGGCAAGACTTTGTCTTCGATCACTTTTTCAAAGAGCTCCTCGGAGGAGGCTGACTGAGGGATGATTTCCTCGGCTTTGATGCCTTGGGCCGTGAGAAAAGCGACCACTTTTTCGCGTCCTTCTCGCGATGTTTTGTAAGCTGCGGCGCGATCTTCGCCTCGGCCTTCCACCGTTGCCTGCCATTGGATCAGATCGGAGACGATCCGTTTTTTGGCCGAGCCAGTGATGCGGATGTTGTGCTTTTCCGGACGGTAGCGAACTTGAAACCACCGTTGGGAAGCGATCGCTGTGCAAAGAACCAAGGCTATCGCAATGGCTAACGAGCCGATAAAGCGAAGATCGAGGGCAGTTCGGGAGGATTCGTCAGGTGTTCTCATAGAGGGGTCGATCACTGCATACTCAGGGACAACCACTTTAGCCATCGCAAACTATGGCGACCTCCCATTTTCCCGTTGGTGGCAGTGGGGGATTTGCGCTAATTTGCGGCGTGCGCAAACTGGTGTCCCTCCTTTTTATTCTCTCGGCAGGGGTGGTCCTTGGGCAGGAGTCGCGGCAGGAAAATGAGTCGGAGGGGATGAAGCGCATCCTGCATCCGACCCTGAATGCGGCGACGGATTTGCAGGACAAGGCGTTCTACGGCGGGGCGGACAAGGGATTTTCCACCAATGCGGGGAATGTGAAGACGTTTCACTGGATCGATCTTTTTCGCCTGAAGGCTTTTGCCGGCTCGAAGAAATACGGCGCGAACGATTACTGGACGGGCGACTACGAGGCGGGCGGAAAAAAGGCACGAACGCAGGGAAATTACACCATTCCCAATGCCGACACGAAGACCGAGGTAAAGACGAATCCGGTGAAGGAAGATCGCGACGCGGGCAAGACGCAGGAGACGCGGGACTACGATAAAAACCGGCCGTTTCTAGTGCCCGGAAAGTCGCAGAAGGTGCTCGACGCGCAGGAGAACTCCAAAAAAGCGCTGACGGTGGACGATGTTAGGAAGCTGCTGAACACGACGCGCTAGCTATTGCGTGGTGGTCCTCGCCTTCGGCTCGTTTTGAAAGTGGGCCAGCGCATCGCCGACCAAAAAAAGGCTGCCGCAAACGAGCAGGGGCGGAGGAGCGACGAGGGCCTGCGCGAGCGATGAGGCGATGTGAACAGGCGC harbors:
- a CDS encoding SIMPL domain-containing protein (The SIMPL domain is named for its presence in mouse protein SIMPL (signalling molecule that associates with mouse pelle-like kinase). Bacterial member BP26, from Brucella, was shown to assemble into a channel-like structure, while YggE from E. coli has been associated with resistance to oxidative stress.) — protein: MRTPDESSRTALDLRFIGSLAIAIALVLCTAIASQRWFQVRYRPEKHNIRITGSAKKRIVSDLIQWQATVEGRGEDRAAAYKTSREGREKVVAFLTAQGIKAEEIIPQSASSEELFEKVIEDKVLPGTTTAVRSETKVSKGFRSREVVAVRSTDVSRVEKASREITSLLEQGVTVNSESPNYFYTKLGDLKVEMLAAAAKDARTRAENILQSAGNASIGKLVTADMGIININPANETATSNEGNNDTSSLEKDIITIVHAEFEVK